The proteins below are encoded in one region of Borrelia hispanica CRI:
- the rpsQ gene encoding 30S ribosomal protein S17, with product MARENKKELIGKVVSDKMSKTVVVEIVQRKMHPIYHKYLKVSRRVKAHDEREESKLGDKVKIVESRPISKEKRWRLIEILERSK from the coding sequence ATGGCAAGGGAAAATAAGAAAGAACTGATTGGAAAGGTTGTTAGTGATAAGATGAGTAAGACAGTAGTTGTTGAGATTGTTCAAAGGAAAATGCATCCTATCTATCATAAATACTTAAAAGTTAGCAGAAGAGTTAAGGCGCATGATGAGAGAGAAGAGTCGAAACTTGGTGATAAAGTGAAAATTGTTGAATCCCGACCTATTAGTAAAGAGAAAAGATGGAGACTTATTGAAATTTTGGAGAGATCAAAATAA
- the rpmD gene encoding 50S ribosomal protein L30, whose protein sequence is MIKRKLRLQLKKIRFKAARSRLKNKAFIKRMEHNREVIAKSDIKIEVELRRSLIGKLDNKVRTLKALGLKRIGDKRIHILNKSLQGMLNSVISMVFISEVTDD, encoded by the coding sequence ATGATTAAGAGAAAATTGCGACTTCAGCTTAAGAAAATTAGATTTAAAGCTGCAAGGTCTAGATTGAAAAATAAGGCTTTTATTAAAAGAATGGAACATAATAGAGAAGTTATTGCTAAGAGCGATATTAAGATAGAAGTTGAACTTAGGAGAAGTCTTATTGGAAAATTGGATAATAAAGTGAGGACATTAAAGGCTTTAGGTCTAAAGAGAATAGGAGATAAAAGAATTCATATTTTAAATAAATCTCTTCAGGGAATGCTTAATAGTGTAATTAGCATGGTTTTTATAAGTGAGGTGACAGATGATTAA
- the rpsS gene encoding 30S ribosomal protein S19, which produces MARSIKKGPFIEKSLYQKVLASSGKEKRVVIKTYSRASTIIPEMVSLTISVYNGKSFIPVYITEDLVGHKLGEFSPTRIFRGHAKSDKKGRK; this is translated from the coding sequence GTGGCAAGATCTATTAAAAAAGGACCTTTTATAGAAAAGAGTCTTTATCAGAAAGTTTTAGCTTCTTCTGGTAAAGAGAAAAGGGTTGTAATTAAAACCTATTCTAGGGCCTCAACAATAATTCCTGAAATGGTAAGTCTTACTATATCTGTTTACAATGGGAAATCTTTTATTCCTGTGTATATTACTGAGGATCTTGTTGGGCATAAGCTTGGAGAATTTTCACCTACAAGAATTTTTAGAGGGCATGCTAAATCAGATAAGAAGGGGAGGAAATAG
- the rpmJ gene encoding 50S ribosomal protein L36 has protein sequence MKVRVSVKPICEKCKVIKRKGVLRIICDNLKHKQRQK, from the coding sequence ATGAAAGTTAGGGTTAGTGTCAAGCCAATTTGTGAAAAATGTAAAGTAATAAAGAGGAAAGGTGTTTTAAGAATTATTTGTGATAATCTTAAACATAAGCAAAGACAAAAATAA
- the rplN gene encoding 50S ribosomal protein L14 — translation MVQMQTYLTVADNTGGKIAQCIKVLGGSKKRYAKVGDIIVIAVKQAIPNSPVKKGDVHKAVIIRTSKEIRRKNGTYVRFDDNACVILDANLNPRGKRVFGPVARELRDANFMKVVSLASEVI, via the coding sequence ATGGTACAGATGCAGACATATTTAACTGTTGCTGATAATACAGGTGGTAAAATAGCACAATGCATAAAAGTTCTTGGTGGTAGCAAGAAGCGATATGCTAAGGTTGGAGACATAATAGTTATTGCTGTAAAACAAGCAATTCCCAACTCTCCTGTTAAGAAAGGAGATGTGCATAAAGCTGTAATTATTAGAACGTCTAAAGAGATAAGACGTAAGAATGGAACTTATGTTCGATTTGATGACAATGCGTGTGTTATACTTGATGCTAATTTGAATCCAAGAGGTAAGAGAGTTTTTGGACCTGTTGCAAGAGAGCTAAGGGATGCTAATTTTATGAAAGTTGTCTCTTTGGCTTCAGAGGTAATATAA
- the rpsM gene encoding 30S ribosomal protein S13, producing the protein MARIAGIDLPNNKQLQIALTSIYGIGRARALEICKKTGILPEKRAKDLDNEEVNKLRKVIESDYVVEGKLRSELAMSIKRLMDIACYRGLRHRKGLPLRGQRTKTNARTRKGKRKTVANKKIAAK; encoded by the coding sequence ATGGCTAGAATAGCAGGAATAGATTTGCCAAATAATAAGCAACTTCAAATTGCTCTTACTTCTATCTATGGAATAGGAAGAGCTAGAGCTTTAGAAATTTGCAAAAAAACAGGTATTTTGCCAGAAAAGAGAGCTAAAGATTTAGATAATGAAGAAGTTAATAAGCTTAGAAAGGTAATTGAGAGTGACTATGTTGTTGAAGGGAAGCTTAGAAGTGAATTAGCTATGTCTATTAAAAGGCTTATGGATATTGCATGTTATAGAGGACTTCGACATAGAAAAGGGTTACCCTTAAGAGGTCAGAGAACCAAAACTAATGCAAGAACTAGGAAAGGAAAGAGAAAAACTGTGGCTAATAAAAAGATAGCTGCTAAATAA
- the rpsH gene encoding 30S ribosomal protein S8, producing the protein MAVTHSVGDMLTKIRNASRVKHESVDLKMSKINRSILDILKEEGYIKNYNIFDKKGISFIKAILNYDGKRNPAINRIDAISTPGRKVYSSYKNMPRIKNGYGILIVSSSKGVITGKQAKDNKVGGELICSVW; encoded by the coding sequence ATGGCTGTTACACATTCAGTGGGAGATATGTTAACTAAGATAAGAAATGCGAGCAGAGTGAAACATGAGTCTGTAGATTTAAAGATGTCTAAAATAAATAGATCTATATTAGATATTCTTAAGGAAGAAGGATATATTAAAAATTATAATATTTTTGATAAAAAGGGTATTTCTTTTATTAAGGCAATATTGAACTATGATGGTAAAAGAAATCCGGCTATAAATAGAATAGATGCTATTTCAACTCCTGGGAGAAAAGTGTATTCTTCATATAAAAATATGCCAAGAATCAAAAATGGATATGGCATATTAATAGTGTCGTCTTCAAAAGGTGTTATTACTGGTAAGCAAGCCAAAGATAATAAAGTAGGTGGTGAGCTAATCTGCTCAGTTTGGTAA
- the rplV gene encoding 50S ribosomal protein L22 — translation MFVNKKYTAKGKNLPSSPKKVRPIADNIRGKPYNEAVAILCSMPNKGAKLLGKVVKSAASNAMYHNRNLSEDMIFVKTVMVDDGRKRRSVWPRARGRADRLINRSCHIFVEVYEKMYGGE, via the coding sequence ATGTTTGTAAATAAAAAATATACTGCTAAGGGCAAAAATTTGCCATCTTCTCCGAAAAAGGTGAGACCTATAGCTGATAATATACGAGGCAAACCTTATAACGAAGCTGTTGCAATATTGTGCTCTATGCCTAATAAAGGAGCTAAACTTTTGGGAAAAGTAGTTAAATCGGCAGCGTCAAATGCTATGTATCATAATAGAAATCTTTCTGAAGATATGATATTTGTAAAAACAGTTATGGTGGATGATGGGAGAAAGCGTAGAAGCGTTTGGCCTAGAGCTAGAGGTAGAGCAGATAGGCTTATTAATAGAAGTTGTCATATTTTTGTTGAAGTTTATGAAAAGATGTATGGTGGAGAATAG
- the rpsC gene encoding 30S ribosomal protein S3: MGQKVHPYSLRIKINRDWKSKWYFDKKLYSEILHEDFLIRREIMKFLKGIKFDISDIEIIRNNLQRVTVVISTPRPGSVIGVKGANLEKIGQLLTRKVSKKINIKIKEIKKPEFDAQIVANGIAKQLENRASYRKLLKSSLLSSISKGIQGVKIKVSGRLGGAEIARSFEVKEGRIPLHTLRANIDYGFAEAYTTYGVIGVKVWLFKGEILGKQLNSDAGQVINRKPSKDKVERFDKGKIDDKSRKVVNDDKFSKEKLEIGSRSKNDFKKKNDSDV; encoded by the coding sequence ATGGGTCAAAAAGTACATCCTTACAGTTTAAGAATTAAAATTAATAGGGATTGGAAATCAAAGTGGTATTTTGATAAGAAATTATATTCTGAAATTCTTCACGAGGATTTCTTGATAAGACGAGAAATTATGAAATTTCTTAAAGGAATTAAATTTGATATTTCTGATATAGAAATAATTAGAAATAATCTTCAAAGAGTGACGGTAGTAATTTCTACTCCAAGACCCGGTTCTGTTATTGGTGTTAAAGGTGCTAATCTTGAAAAAATTGGTCAGTTGTTAACTAGAAAGGTATCTAAAAAAATTAATATTAAAATAAAAGAGATTAAGAAGCCAGAGTTTGATGCACAAATTGTTGCTAATGGCATAGCAAAACAATTGGAAAATAGAGCTTCTTATAGGAAACTTTTAAAATCTTCACTTTTGTCTTCTATTTCTAAAGGTATCCAAGGTGTAAAAATTAAAGTTTCAGGTAGACTTGGTGGGGCTGAGATTGCTAGAAGTTTTGAAGTTAAAGAAGGACGAATTCCTTTGCATACTCTTAGAGCGAATATAGATTATGGTTTTGCCGAGGCTTATACAACTTATGGTGTTATTGGTGTTAAAGTTTGGTTGTTTAAGGGAGAAATTTTGGGAAAACAGCTCAATTCAGATGCGGGACAAGTAATTAATAGGAAACCTTCAAAAGATAAGGTTGAGCGTTTTGATAAGGGTAAAATCGATGATAAGAGTAGAAAGGTTGTAAATGACGATAAATTTTCTAAAGAGAAATTAGAAATTGGATCTAGATCTAAGAATGATTTTAAAAAGAAAAATGATTCTGATGTCTAG
- the rpsE gene encoding 30S ribosomal protein S5, translating into MESQVHKKQIEKLISLNRVTKVVKGGRRFSFSAFMVVGDGEGKVGWGFGKANDASDAIKKSLTNARKNLKAIPIKKGTLPNMVIGNFKKAKVLIKPATQGTGIIAGGPVRAVMEALGVHDILSKSLGSNNSMNVVKATFKAFELVLDARKIAHIRGKTLRTLWS; encoded by the coding sequence GTGGAATCTCAAGTTCATAAAAAGCAAATAGAGAAATTAATATCACTAAATAGAGTTACTAAAGTTGTAAAGGGTGGGAGAAGATTTTCTTTTTCTGCATTTATGGTTGTTGGTGATGGTGAGGGTAAGGTTGGCTGGGGTTTTGGCAAGGCTAATGATGCTAGTGATGCAATAAAGAAAAGTTTAACAAATGCTAGAAAAAATTTAAAAGCCATTCCTATTAAAAAAGGTACTCTTCCTAATATGGTCATTGGAAATTTTAAGAAGGCTAAGGTTTTAATTAAGCCTGCAACTCAAGGTACTGGTATTATTGCAGGTGGGCCTGTTCGTGCTGTCATGGAAGCTTTGGGAGTACATGATATTTTAAGTAAATCTCTTGGTTCAAATAATTCTATGAATGTAGTAAAAGCAACTTTTAAAGCATTTGAGTTAGTGTTAGATGCTAGGAAAATAGCTCATATAAGAGGTAAGACTTTAAGAACGTTATGGAGTTAG
- the rpmC gene encoding 50S ribosomal protein L29: MLKNLKDLTLEDMKAKRLTLKKEYMDLRFKTVVGHVENPLKKRELRRDIARLNTIVHEYEIGIRKV; this comes from the coding sequence ATGTTGAAAAATTTAAAAGATCTTACTCTTGAAGATATGAAAGCTAAAAGATTAACTTTAAAGAAGGAATATATGGATTTAAGATTTAAGACTGTGGTTGGGCATGTTGAGAATCCTTTAAAAAAAAGAGAGCTGAGGCGAGATATTGCAAGGCTTAATACAATAGTTCATGAATATGAAATAGGTATTAGGAAGGTTTAA
- the rpsK gene encoding 30S ribosomal protein S11 codes for MSAKVSTNKRKVKRSIGEGNVYIQATFNNTIVTVSDIKGNTLAWASAGGMGFKGAKKSTPYAAQMTAEAALGKVKDFGINYVHVFVKGPGIGRESAIRAVGSSGIIVKSISDVTPIPHNGCRPKKTRRV; via the coding sequence TTGAGTGCGAAAGTATCAACTAATAAAAGAAAGGTAAAAAGAAGTATTGGTGAGGGTAATGTTTATATACAGGCTACTTTTAATAATACAATTGTAACTGTGTCAGACATAAAAGGAAATACTTTGGCTTGGGCAAGTGCAGGCGGAATGGGCTTTAAAGGTGCTAAAAAGTCAACCCCTTATGCTGCTCAAATGACCGCAGAGGCAGCTTTAGGAAAGGTAAAGGATTTTGGTATTAATTATGTTCATGTTTTTGTTAAAGGTCCAGGAATTGGTAGAGAATCTGCCATACGAGCTGTTGGATCATCAGGTATCATTGTTAAGTCAATCTCAGATGTTACTCCAATACCACATAATGGGTGTAGACCCAAAAAAACCAGACGAGTTTAG
- the rplX gene encoding 50S ribosomal protein L24, which translates to MKTKLRVGDKVKILCGKDRGKVGEIASIDRKKFKVTVKSCNMIKKVIKARTPQEKGKIVDKEAPMDISNVMLFSNGVISRLGIKFENNEKKRYLKKNGENV; encoded by the coding sequence ATGAAAACAAAGTTGAGAGTTGGTGATAAAGTAAAGATCCTTTGTGGTAAAGATCGAGGTAAAGTCGGTGAAATTGCTAGCATAGATAGAAAAAAGTTTAAAGTTACTGTTAAGTCTTGTAATATGATCAAGAAGGTTATAAAGGCAAGAACGCCTCAGGAGAAAGGAAAGATAGTTGATAAGGAAGCACCTATGGATATTTCAAATGTGATGTTATTTTCTAATGGTGTGATTTCGAGATTAGGAATTAAATTTGAGAATAATGAGAAAAAGAGATACCTTAAAAAAAATGGGGAGAATGTTTAG
- the rplO gene encoding 50S ribosomal protein L15: protein MIKLKRPLGANKSKKIVGRGPGSGLGKTSGRGQKGQKARNSSPRIGFEGGQTPLYRRLPRRGFSNHDYKIRYEIVGLGDIDRKFEAGDLVNYDTLLQKGLVNKKKKNIKILANGELTKKVDFEISRISKSAEELATKIGCSIKLI from the coding sequence ATGATTAAGCTAAAGAGACCTTTGGGGGCTAATAAATCTAAAAAAATTGTTGGTAGGGGTCCAGGATCTGGTCTTGGTAAAACTTCTGGTAGAGGACAAAAAGGACAAAAAGCTAGAAATAGTTCGCCAAGAATTGGCTTTGAAGGAGGGCAAACTCCTCTTTATAGAAGACTGCCAAGGAGAGGCTTTTCTAATCATGATTATAAGATAAGGTATGAGATTGTAGGACTTGGTGATATAGATAGAAAGTTTGAGGCTGGTGATTTAGTAAATTATGATACTTTATTGCAAAAAGGGCTTGTAAATAAAAAGAAAAAAAATATCAAGATTTTAGCTAATGGTGAGCTTACTAAAAAGGTAGATTTTGAAATTTCTCGTATTTCAAAATCTGCTGAAGAGTTGGCAACAAAAATTGGCTGCAGTATAAAATTGATCTAG
- the secY gene encoding preprotein translocase subunit SecY, whose translation MKGLFLNLLTIKDLRSKFLFTLFILFIFRVGSYLPIPGIDPVALRSYFKSQSDFSITNYFDFFSGGAFSNFSIFMLSIGPYISASIIIQLLVYSFPSLKKMQEGDNGRKKIKKYTKYLTIVAAMAQGYATSLYAKSIPGALNIPFYRYIFVAILTVTTGTFVLLWLGEQINQRGIGNGVSLIIFSGIVVRLQAALFNLFQSMRDPSQNINPVFVILVLSIFILVVILIIYEYKAQRRISIHYARANSKNTVSSYLPIKLNPSGVLPVIFASVLITLPLQILSGFAGTSVLSRQILSYLRPNGIYYTLLNVCLIIGFTYFYSKIQLSPKDISNNILKNGGTIPGIKADEMEAYLDKIMNRTLFSGSIFLSMIAIIPFLVQNIFRFPYDVSRIMGSSSLLIMVGVALDTLIQIDAYLKTQGLSRGTGKKYAFLQKI comes from the coding sequence ATGAAAGGTTTGTTTTTAAATTTATTGACGATTAAAGATTTAAGGAGCAAATTTTTATTTACTCTATTTATTCTATTTATTTTTAGAGTGGGTTCATATTTGCCAATTCCAGGAATAGATCCTGTGGCTCTTAGAAGTTATTTTAAATCTCAGTCGGATTTTTCAATTACTAATTATTTTGATTTTTTCTCAGGTGGTGCTTTTAGTAATTTTTCCATATTTATGCTTAGCATAGGTCCTTATATTTCAGCATCAATTATTATTCAACTTCTTGTTTATTCTTTCCCTTCTTTAAAAAAAATGCAAGAAGGGGATAATGGACGGAAGAAAATAAAAAAATATACGAAATATTTAACTATTGTTGCAGCAATGGCTCAAGGATATGCTACTAGTCTTTATGCTAAGAGTATTCCAGGGGCATTGAATATACCTTTTTATAGATATATTTTTGTTGCTATTTTAACAGTTACTACTGGTACTTTTGTTCTTTTATGGCTTGGAGAACAAATTAATCAGAGAGGAATTGGAAATGGTGTGTCTTTAATAATATTCTCAGGGATAGTAGTGAGATTGCAGGCAGCTTTATTTAATTTATTTCAAAGTATGAGAGATCCATCTCAAAATATCAATCCTGTTTTTGTAATATTAGTGTTAAGTATTTTTATTTTGGTTGTTATATTAATCATATATGAATACAAGGCACAAAGACGGATTTCTATTCATTATGCTAGGGCAAATTCAAAAAATACTGTTAGTTCGTATTTGCCAATTAAGCTTAATCCTTCAGGTGTTTTGCCTGTTATTTTTGCATCTGTGCTTATTACTTTACCTTTGCAAATTTTAAGTGGATTTGCTGGTACTTCTGTTCTCTCGAGACAAATTTTATCTTATTTAAGGCCTAATGGAATTTATTATACGTTATTGAACGTATGTTTAATAATAGGTTTTACATATTTTTATTCAAAAATACAATTAAGTCCAAAAGATATAAGTAATAATATTCTAAAGAATGGTGGTACTATTCCGGGTATCAAGGCAGATGAGATGGAAGCTTATTTGGATAAAATTATGAATAGAACATTATTCTCAGGCTCTATTTTTTTATCCATGATTGCAATTATTCCTTTTTTAGTGCAAAATATTTTTAGATTTCCTTATGATGTCTCAAGAATTATGGGTAGTTCTTCGTTGCTTATCATGGTAGGAGTAGCTCTTGATACATTAATTCAGATTGATGCATATTTAAAGACTCAAGGATTGTCACGTGGAACTGGTAAGAAATATGCATTTTTACAGAAAATTTAG
- the rplP gene encoding 50S ribosomal protein L16: protein MLSPRKVKYRKKQRGRLSGEAQKGNKISFGEYGLVSLEADFITARQIEAARVAMTRRVKRGGKVWIRIFPDIPYTKKPAETRMGKGKGGVDHWNAPVKLGTVMFEMSGVPKELAESAMMLASSKLPVKTTFVVRRDLR from the coding sequence ATGTTAAGTCCTAGAAAGGTTAAATATAGGAAAAAACAAAGGGGAAGACTTTCTGGAGAGGCTCAGAAGGGTAACAAAATATCTTTTGGGGAATATGGGCTAGTTTCTCTTGAGGCAGATTTTATTACTGCAAGGCAAATTGAAGCAGCTCGTGTTGCTATGACTCGTAGGGTTAAGAGGGGAGGTAAGGTTTGGATTAGAATATTTCCAGATATACCTTATACTAAAAAGCCAGCTGAAACTAGGATGGGTAAAGGTAAGGGAGGAGTTGATCATTGGAATGCTCCTGTAAAACTTGGTACCGTTATGTTTGAAATGTCTGGGGTACCTAAAGAACTTGCTGAATCAGCTATGATGCTTGCTAGTTCTAAACTTCCAGTTAAGACTACATTTGTGGTAAGACGAGATTTGAGGTGA
- the rplR gene encoding 50S ribosomal protein L18 has translation MKKVKEAEKRNIKRKKRIRDRIGFGVSDRPRVTIFKSNKYFYAQVIDDIVGHTLASVSTIEKELSLNKNLSDVKKLGEVLAKRLKDKNISKLIFDRNGYKYHGLIAGFATALREAGIDV, from the coding sequence ATGAAAAAAGTGAAAGAAGCTGAAAAAAGAAATATAAAGCGTAAAAAAAGAATAAGAGATAGAATTGGATTTGGTGTCTCAGATAGACCTAGAGTTACAATTTTTAAGTCTAATAAATATTTTTATGCTCAAGTCATTGATGATATAGTAGGTCATACTCTTGCAAGTGTTTCTACTATTGAAAAGGAGCTTAGTTTGAACAAAAATCTTAGTGATGTAAAGAAACTAGGTGAAGTTCTTGCAAAAAGACTAAAAGATAAAAATATCAGTAAGCTTATATTTGATAGAAATGGTTATAAATATCATGGGCTTATTGCAGGTTTTGCAACTGCTTTGCGTGAAGCTGGTATTGATGTTTAG
- a CDS encoding type Z 30S ribosomal protein S14 — MAKKSMIVKALRKPKYKTRQKNRCKLCGRPKGYMRDFSMCRICFRNHASAGLIPGVSKSSW, encoded by the coding sequence ATGGCTAAAAAATCAATGATAGTTAAGGCCTTACGAAAGCCAAAATATAAAACGAGACAAAAAAATAGGTGTAAGTTATGTGGGCGTCCTAAGGGCTATATGAGAGATTTTAGTATGTGTCGTATATGTTTTAGGAATCATGCATCTGCAGGATTAATTCCTGGTGTCTCAAAGTCAAGTTGGTAA
- the rplF gene encoding 50S ribosomal protein L6, which produces MSRIGKLPIKIADSVKVDIKDNFITVEGKRGKLSQEIKSSIRVKIEDNNIIVERALNDKQTRAFHGLYRSLIFNMVKGVSDGFSKSLTINGIGYRVEQQGNSLFFNLGYSTQFEYVIPEGINIRLDGNTKIAVEGIDKCRVGQVAAEIRSLKVPEPYKGKGIKYDSEVIRRKVGKSGVKK; this is translated from the coding sequence ATGTCACGTATTGGTAAACTTCCTATAAAGATTGCTGATTCTGTTAAAGTTGATATTAAGGATAATTTTATAACAGTTGAAGGCAAGAGGGGTAAATTAAGTCAAGAGATAAAGAGTAGCATTCGAGTTAAAATTGAGGACAACAATATTATTGTTGAGAGAGCTTTGAATGATAAACAGACAAGAGCTTTTCATGGACTTTATAGAAGCTTGATTTTTAATATGGTTAAGGGAGTATCAGATGGATTTTCAAAATCTCTTACTATTAATGGTATAGGATATCGGGTTGAACAACAAGGTAATAGTTTGTTTTTTAATTTGGGATACTCAACTCAGTTTGAATATGTAATTCCTGAAGGAATTAATATTCGCCTTGATGGTAATACTAAAATTGCTGTTGAAGGTATAGATAAATGTAGGGTTGGCCAAGTTGCTGCAGAGATTAGAAGCTTAAAAGTTCCAGAGCCTTATAAAGGTAAGGGAATTAAATATGATAGCGAAGTAATCAGACGAAAAGTAGGAAAATCAGGAGTAAAGAAATAG
- a CDS encoding DNA-directed RNA polymerase subunit alpha, whose amino-acid sequence MSLGKLLKDFTIPDRIEFVRGEDDGSYGKFIIYPFEKGFGVTIGNTLRRVLLSSIEGYAISAMRIQSNQKESLKIVSSEFDLIPGVMEDTLEVIANIKNVHLKLDEGVTNTTISLSVNGKDNNVFKAGHLEREGVEVFNKDLVIATLSSDANLDFEFQVNYGRGYVSSEQNAKYLEEVNTIALDSIFSPIEKVTYSVEDTRVGQRSDYDKLVMEIWTTGVISAKDAIKKAASVVREFLLPLVNFEDKVIHSVDYAEFRDSDILSMNVEKLNLSVRSLNCLIKENVKTLGELISKSPVELSKARNFGKKSLEEIVEKLNAYGLFLGMSKVEALKVLGKHDKISH is encoded by the coding sequence ATGTCTTTAGGAAAGCTTTTAAAAGATTTTACTATACCTGATAGGATTGAATTTGTAAGGGGAGAGGATGATGGCTCTTATGGAAAATTTATAATATATCCTTTTGAGAAAGGTTTTGGTGTGACTATTGGAAATACTTTAAGACGTGTGCTATTGTCTTCTATTGAGGGATATGCTATTTCGGCTATGAGAATTCAATCTAATCAGAAAGAGTCTTTAAAGATTGTTTCAAGTGAATTTGATTTAATCCCTGGGGTTATGGAAGATACTCTTGAAGTAATTGCTAATATTAAAAATGTTCATTTAAAGTTGGATGAGGGAGTTACAAATACAACAATAAGTCTTTCTGTTAATGGAAAAGATAATAATGTTTTCAAAGCAGGTCATCTTGAGAGAGAAGGTGTTGAAGTTTTTAATAAAGATTTAGTTATTGCCACACTTTCAAGTGATGCAAATTTAGATTTTGAATTTCAAGTTAATTATGGAAGAGGATATGTTTCTTCTGAACAAAATGCAAAATATTTAGAAGAAGTTAATACTATTGCTCTTGATTCTATATTCTCTCCAATAGAAAAAGTAACATATTCTGTTGAAGATACTAGAGTTGGACAGAGATCTGATTATGATAAACTTGTTATGGAAATTTGGACAACAGGTGTAATTAGTGCTAAGGATGCAATTAAAAAGGCAGCTTCTGTTGTAAGAGAATTTTTACTTCCATTAGTTAATTTTGAAGATAAAGTGATTCATTCTGTTGATTATGCTGAATTTAGAGATTCTGACATACTTAGTATGAATGTTGAAAAATTAAATTTGTCTGTTAGATCTCTTAACTGTTTAATTAAGGAAAATGTCAAGACTTTAGGGGAACTTATTAGCAAGAGTCCTGTAGAACTTTCAAAAGCAAGAAATTTTGGAAAAAAGAGTTTAGAAGAGATAGTTGAAAAGCTTAATGCTTATGGGTTATTTTTGGGAATGTCTAAGGTAGAAGCTCTTAAAGTATTAGGTAAACACGATAAAATATCTCATTAA
- the rplE gene encoding 50S ribosomal protein L5, with protein sequence MSYIPELKRRYRDNIVKELVSEFQYKSIMQAPKIEKIVVSMGVGDAVKNKKLLDSAVMELSQITGQKAVRTKAKKAISGFKIRQGQEIGAKVTLRGNMMYEFLYKLVNLALPRVKDFRGIDGNAFDGNGNCSFGIAEQIIFSEIDYDKIERISGLNVTIVTTALNDKEGKALLAKFGMPFSN encoded by the coding sequence ATGAGTTATATTCCTGAGTTGAAGAGGCGTTATAGAGATAATATTGTAAAAGAACTTGTTAGTGAATTTCAATATAAATCTATTATGCAAGCTCCAAAAATAGAAAAAATTGTTGTTTCTATGGGTGTAGGTGATGCTGTTAAGAATAAAAAGCTTTTAGATTCAGCTGTTATGGAACTTAGTCAGATTACCGGACAGAAAGCTGTAAGGACAAAGGCTAAAAAGGCTATTTCTGGATTTAAGATTAGGCAAGGTCAAGAAATAGGTGCTAAAGTTACACTTCGTGGTAACATGATGTATGAATTTTTATATAAGCTGGTTAATTTAGCATTGCCTCGTGTTAAAGATTTTAGAGGTATAGATGGTAATGCTTTTGATGGGAATGGTAATTGTTCTTTTGGAATAGCAGAGCAAATAATATTTTCTGAGATAGATTATGATAAAATAGAGAGGATATCTGGGTTGAATGTTACAATAGTAACCACGGCTTTAAACGATAAGGAAGGTAAAGCTTTGCTTGCTAAGTTTGGTATGCCATTTAGTAATTAA